A single region of the Procambarus clarkii isolate CNS0578487 chromosome 59, FALCON_Pclarkii_2.0, whole genome shotgun sequence genome encodes:
- the LOC123768183 gene encoding uncharacterized protein has protein sequence MVGRAGVVLVLAWACWAGIGRVLANHSQCDVQALRCDVICSFPDLDLHCSRCIRRRPMRFGKRSRRVLQELSDGPSGEPLAEGLSSQGSTSLRTTNTHDRKSTSAITTEPKERAARRGRQDVRALSAGPSHLFSRILWNDSVRKTDAQRELRESYSSDPNTRPHPTGWRQNLDFNVDDYVDMEEHRTSRRRRGNTYSTLSDSVGSSSSSEESHSGRSMRLPATRRTKRSEVLEVVEGLMDMLGLEELPVDPTLYGCHELRPVLA, from the exons ATG GTGGGGCGCGCGGGCGTGGTCCTGGTGCTGGCGTGGGCGTGCTGGGCGGGCATTGGCCGCGTCCTGGCCAATCACAGCCAGTGTGACGTGCAAGCGCTTCGCTGCGACGTTATCTGCTCCTTTCCTGACCTCGACCTCCACTGTAGCCGCTGTATCAGGAG ACGACCCATGAGGTTCGGTAAAAGAAGCAGACGAGTACTGCAGGAATTATCGGACGGGCCGTCGGGCGAGCCATTAGCGGAAGGACTCTCCAGCCAGGGATCCACGAGTCTTCGCACGACTAACACCCACGACAGGAAATCCACTTCGGCCATCACCACGGAGCCCAAGGAGAGAGCAGCGAGACGTGGTAGGCAGGACGTCCGAGCTCTCAGTGCTGGCCCTAGTCACTTATTCAGCAGGATTCTTTGGAATGACTCCGTCAGGAAGACCGACGCACAGAGAGAGCTGCGTGAGTCCTACAGTAGCGACCCCAACACTAGACCCCACCCTACAGGCTGGCGCCAAAACCTGGATTTCAACGTCGATGATTATGTCGACATGGAAGAACACAGGACCAGTCGACGGAGGCGTGGAAACACCTACAGCACCCTCTCTGACAGtgtgggcagcagcagcagcagcgaggagAGTCACAGTGGCAGGAGCATGAGGCTCCCCGCGACGAGGAGGACCAAGAGATCCGAGGTGCTGGAGGTAGTGGAGGGCCTCATGGATATGTTGGGTCTGGAGGAGCTGCCTGTAGATCCCACACTCTACGGCTGCCACGAGCTCCGTCCTGTACTGGCCTAG
- the LOC123768180 gene encoding uncharacterized protein isoform X2, with amino-acid sequence MMRYHQLPTGSPTRRHSMLDVSLAPKWRPRSASMSVVDVTKFSPQFTSGTGLMTRRPSPTPCTTPCFVSPRMAFSTQFAYDSPLQILSSGSPQALVKLKSKFGLKRLSRRWKIFLILVFSVLAGTLFLVRTLGDNVQTKQNPEITCAEDDLNCLNGDTSHGHPSFQRFLRAVSPPSQPTHYHSLSEDLNEPEVDALQSENIETKGLASNTIEEQSTGYASDPNSYLQRDAEFSENRMEESAYRKQRLQVVNGQYTERVQQSATRLYALNSEEPTRQTESVNDPQRYGTDSSSLVQEDFGSQPIVQGETASLDQHAAQVQYQGDTPQNIQDETPGNIVNNYEVNQNLRNTEWEGHENQARDETGEIKQWESSSQENPAPGNKDWERSTQDNSAPGSQGQWNRSPQDNSAPGSLGQWNASPQDNSGQGSQWNRSPQDNSASGSQGQWDRPHQGNPAPVNQALWDRANQENARPGNKAQWEGQPTDSRRYTNEPRHPQYDHQPRHIRRANEMRPQRLQEQHLQGRLQQQQQHYMNAMRVEDLVKDGQIYPQEGAESWRDARMQERFRVPPGVNPARYRRLEL; translated from the exons ATGATGCGCTACCACCAATTACCTACTGGTAGTCCAACCAGGAGACAC AGTATGCTGGACGTTTCCTTGGCACCAAAATGGCGTCCTCGCAGTgcctccatgagtgtcgtcgacgTCACAAAATTTTCTCCACAGTTCACATCTGGCAC CGGACTGATGACCAGAAGGCCGTCTCCGACCCCCTGTACCACGCCATGCTTCGTCTCGCCTCGTATGGCTTTCTCAACACAGTTCGCCTATGACTCTCCCTTGCAG ATCTTGAGTTCTGGCTCTCCTCAAGCACTTGTTAAGCTGAAGAGTAAATTTGGTCTTAAACGTTTATCGCGCCGCTGGAAGATCTTCCTCATCCTGGTGTTCTCAGTCCTGGCTGGCACACTCTTCCTCGTTAGGACTCTGGGCG ATAACGTACAGACGAAGCAGAACCCTGAAATTACCTGTGCTGAGGACGACCTAAACTGTCTGAATGGAGACACGTCACATGGCCACCCAAGTTTCCAG CGGTTCTTGAGAGCAGTTTCTCCGCCCAGCCAGCCTACTCACTACCACAGTCTATCGGAAGACTTGAACGAGCCGGAGGTAGACGCTCTTCAATCTGAAAACATTGAGACAAAAGGGTTAGCGAGTAATACTATTGAAGAGCAAAGCACTGGGTATGCTAGCGATCCAAACTCTTATCTCCAACGAGACGCAGAGTTTAGTGAAAATCGTATGGAGGAAAGTGCTTATCGCAAACAAAGACTTCAAGTAGTCAATGGACAGTATACTGAACGCGTACAGCAGTCTGCTACACGGCTATATGCTCTGAATTCTGAAGAACCTACTCGGCAGACAGAATCCGTAAATGATCCACAACGGTACGGAACAGACTCGAGCTCACTGGTGCAAGAAGACTTTGGGTCACAACCAATAGTACAAGGCGAGACGGCTAGTCTTGATCAACACGCAGCACAGGTACAATATCAAGGGGATACGCCACAGAATATTCAGGATGAGACTCCTGGTAACATTGTTAATAACTACGAAGTGAATCAGAACTTGCGGAACACTGAATGGGAAGGCCATGAAAACCAGGCCAGAGATGAAACTGGCGAGATAAAACAGTGGGAGAGTTCTAGCCAAGAGAACCCTGCTCCCGGGAACAaagactgggagaggtcaactcaagataactctgCACCAGGTAGCCAAGGTCAGTGGAATAGGTCGCCCCAGGACAACTCTGCCCCGGGTAGCCTAGGTCAGTGGAATGCGTCGCCCCAGGACAACTCTGGCCAAGGTAGTCAGTGGAACAGGTCGCCCCAGGATAACTCTGCGTCGGGTAGCCAAGGTCAGTGGGATAGACCTCATCAGGGTAATCCTGCCCCTGTGAACCAAGCCCTCTGGGATAGAGCGAACCAGGAAAATGCTCGCCCTGGGAACAAAGCCCAATGGGAAGGTCAACCTACTGACTCGCGAAGGTACACAAACGAACCTAGACACCCGCAGTACGATCACCAGCCCAGGCACATCAGACGGGCGAATGAAATGAGACCTCAACGCCTGCAGGAACAACACTTGCAGGGaaggctacaacaacaacaacaacactacatgaATGCCATGAGAGTAGAGGATCTGGTCAAAGATGGGCAGATTTATCCTCAGGAAGGCGCAGAATCCTGGCGCGATGCTAGGATGCAGGAGAGGTTCAGGGTCCCTCCTGGTGTGAACCCTGCAAGATATAGACGCTTGGAGCTATAA
- the LOC123768180 gene encoding uncharacterized protein isoform X1 codes for MMRYHQLPTGSPTRRHSMLDVSLAPKWRPRSASMSVVDVTKFSPQFTSGTSGLMTRRPSPTPCTTPCFVSPRMAFSTQFAYDSPLQILSSGSPQALVKLKSKFGLKRLSRRWKIFLILVFSVLAGTLFLVRTLGDNVQTKQNPEITCAEDDLNCLNGDTSHGHPSFQRFLRAVSPPSQPTHYHSLSEDLNEPEVDALQSENIETKGLASNTIEEQSTGYASDPNSYLQRDAEFSENRMEESAYRKQRLQVVNGQYTERVQQSATRLYALNSEEPTRQTESVNDPQRYGTDSSSLVQEDFGSQPIVQGETASLDQHAAQVQYQGDTPQNIQDETPGNIVNNYEVNQNLRNTEWEGHENQARDETGEIKQWESSSQENPAPGNKDWERSTQDNSAPGSQGQWNRSPQDNSAPGSLGQWNASPQDNSGQGSQWNRSPQDNSASGSQGQWDRPHQGNPAPVNQALWDRANQENARPGNKAQWEGQPTDSRRYTNEPRHPQYDHQPRHIRRANEMRPQRLQEQHLQGRLQQQQQHYMNAMRVEDLVKDGQIYPQEGAESWRDARMQERFRVPPGVNPARYRRLEL; via the exons ATGATGCGCTACCACCAATTACCTACTGGTAGTCCAACCAGGAGACAC AGTATGCTGGACGTTTCCTTGGCACCAAAATGGCGTCCTCGCAGTgcctccatgagtgtcgtcgacgTCACAAAATTTTCTCCACAGTTCACATCTGGCAC CAGCGGACTGATGACCAGAAGGCCGTCTCCGACCCCCTGTACCACGCCATGCTTCGTCTCGCCTCGTATGGCTTTCTCAACACAGTTCGCCTATGACTCTCCCTTGCAG ATCTTGAGTTCTGGCTCTCCTCAAGCACTTGTTAAGCTGAAGAGTAAATTTGGTCTTAAACGTTTATCGCGCCGCTGGAAGATCTTCCTCATCCTGGTGTTCTCAGTCCTGGCTGGCACACTCTTCCTCGTTAGGACTCTGGGCG ATAACGTACAGACGAAGCAGAACCCTGAAATTACCTGTGCTGAGGACGACCTAAACTGTCTGAATGGAGACACGTCACATGGCCACCCAAGTTTCCAG CGGTTCTTGAGAGCAGTTTCTCCGCCCAGCCAGCCTACTCACTACCACAGTCTATCGGAAGACTTGAACGAGCCGGAGGTAGACGCTCTTCAATCTGAAAACATTGAGACAAAAGGGTTAGCGAGTAATACTATTGAAGAGCAAAGCACTGGGTATGCTAGCGATCCAAACTCTTATCTCCAACGAGACGCAGAGTTTAGTGAAAATCGTATGGAGGAAAGTGCTTATCGCAAACAAAGACTTCAAGTAGTCAATGGACAGTATACTGAACGCGTACAGCAGTCTGCTACACGGCTATATGCTCTGAATTCTGAAGAACCTACTCGGCAGACAGAATCCGTAAATGATCCACAACGGTACGGAACAGACTCGAGCTCACTGGTGCAAGAAGACTTTGGGTCACAACCAATAGTACAAGGCGAGACGGCTAGTCTTGATCAACACGCAGCACAGGTACAATATCAAGGGGATACGCCACAGAATATTCAGGATGAGACTCCTGGTAACATTGTTAATAACTACGAAGTGAATCAGAACTTGCGGAACACTGAATGGGAAGGCCATGAAAACCAGGCCAGAGATGAAACTGGCGAGATAAAACAGTGGGAGAGTTCTAGCCAAGAGAACCCTGCTCCCGGGAACAaagactgggagaggtcaactcaagataactctgCACCAGGTAGCCAAGGTCAGTGGAATAGGTCGCCCCAGGACAACTCTGCCCCGGGTAGCCTAGGTCAGTGGAATGCGTCGCCCCAGGACAACTCTGGCCAAGGTAGTCAGTGGAACAGGTCGCCCCAGGATAACTCTGCGTCGGGTAGCCAAGGTCAGTGGGATAGACCTCATCAGGGTAATCCTGCCCCTGTGAACCAAGCCCTCTGGGATAGAGCGAACCAGGAAAATGCTCGCCCTGGGAACAAAGCCCAATGGGAAGGTCAACCTACTGACTCGCGAAGGTACACAAACGAACCTAGACACCCGCAGTACGATCACCAGCCCAGGCACATCAGACGGGCGAATGAAATGAGACCTCAACGCCTGCAGGAACAACACTTGCAGGGaaggctacaacaacaacaacaacactacatgaATGCCATGAGAGTAGAGGATCTGGTCAAAGATGGGCAGATTTATCCTCAGGAAGGCGCAGAATCCTGGCGCGATGCTAGGATGCAGGAGAGGTTCAGGGTCCCTCCTGGTGTGAACCCTGCAAGATATAGACGCTTGGAGCTATAA
- the LOC123768182 gene encoding uncharacterized protein isoform X1: protein MPSSAFSRQCRTCADASWIPLIHKMMRVLVTVCVVVVASVVAQELEQPQEQQALVVPEAIQALREPLTALPLSDLFTNMQNPTTVKFYVDCVTGEGTCDKFGKALQHLMSDQQRVQQLCYGCSKCEKEKLQYVMDTLKTNYKPLACQVQTFLKWNGLFGTPSPCAEAPLSA, encoded by the exons atgccAAGCAGTGCCTTTAGCAGACAGTGTAGGACTTGTGCTGACGCCTCTTGGATCCCTCTCATTCACAAG ATGATGCGTGTACTGGTGaccgtgtgtgtggtggtggtggcatcggTGGTGGCCCAGGAGCTGGAGCAGCCCCAGGAGCAGCAAGCCCTGGTGGTGCCCGAGGCCATACAGGCGCTGCGCGAGCCACTCACCGCCCTGCCTCTCTCTGATCTCTTCACCAACATGCAGAACCCCACCACCGTCAAGTTCTACGTTGACTGCGTCACCGGGGAGGGAACCTGCGACAAGTTCGGCAAGGCTCTTCAGC ACCTGATGAGTGACCAACAGCGCGTGCAGCAGCTGTGCTATGGATGCTCCAAGTGTGAGAAGGAGAAGCTGCAATACGTTATGGATACCCTCAAGACCAACTACAAACCTCTCGCCTGCCAAGTCCAGACCTTCCTGAAGTGGAATGGGCTTTTCGGTACCCCAAGCCCCTGTGCCGAGGCTCCTCTCTCCGCCTAA
- the LOC123768182 gene encoding uncharacterized protein isoform X2, with protein sequence MMRVLVTVCVVVVASVVAQELEQPQEQQALVVPEAIQALREPLTALPLSDLFTNMQNPTTVKFYVDCVTGEGTCDKFGKALQHLMSDQQRVQQLCYGCSKCEKEKLQYVMDTLKTNYKPLACQVQTFLKWNGLFGTPSPCAEAPLSA encoded by the exons ATGATGCGTGTACTGGTGaccgtgtgtgtggtggtggtggcatcggTGGTGGCCCAGGAGCTGGAGCAGCCCCAGGAGCAGCAAGCCCTGGTGGTGCCCGAGGCCATACAGGCGCTGCGCGAGCCACTCACCGCCCTGCCTCTCTCTGATCTCTTCACCAACATGCAGAACCCCACCACCGTCAAGTTCTACGTTGACTGCGTCACCGGGGAGGGAACCTGCGACAAGTTCGGCAAGGCTCTTCAGC ACCTGATGAGTGACCAACAGCGCGTGCAGCAGCTGTGCTATGGATGCTCCAAGTGTGAGAAGGAGAAGCTGCAATACGTTATGGATACCCTCAAGACCAACTACAAACCTCTCGCCTGCCAAGTCCAGACCTTCCTGAAGTGGAATGGGCTTTTCGGTACCCCAAGCCCCTGTGCCGAGGCTCCTCTCTCCGCCTAA
- the LOC123768295 gene encoding uncharacterized protein, translating into MNGLLSMSVLLMVVSGALSQENSTDPLDCSEDEYNQALNAINPALRELYFPLLDETSGGIRVLVANENNVKLYIDCIIENKACTKLGKSLQHFVTDESGNDLCSGCQQCQIQRFKYILRELRCNFNDQADRIQTYVIGKRNIDIYQYFNLQNIVC; encoded by the exons ATGAATGGCTTGCTGTCCATGTCAGTGTTGCTGATGGTCGTGTCGGGAGCGTTGTCTCAGGAGAACAGCACCGACCCTCTGGACTGCTCTGAAGACGAGTATAACCAAGCCCTGAACGCCATCAATCCGGCCCTGCGGGAGCTCTACTTCCCTCTCCTAGATGAGACCTCTGGCGGCATCCGCGTCCTCGTGGCTAACGAGAATAACGTTAAGCTGTATATTGATTGTATCATCGAGAACAAGGCTTGCACCAAGCTGGGCAAGTCTCTCCAGC ACTTTGTGACAGACGAGTCTGGGAATGACCTATGTTCTGGGTGTCAGCAGTGCCAGATCCAGCGCTTCAAGTACATCTTGAGGGAACTCCGCTGTAACTTCAACGACCAGGCCGACAGGATCCAGACGTACGTTATTGGCAAAAGGAACATCGATATCTATCAATATTTTAACCTACAGAATATTGTATGTTAA